From bacterium, a single genomic window includes:
- a CDS encoding LysM peptidoglycan-binding domain-containing protein yields the protein MNFWKFFIIFILFLSFSSYSITYTVYHTVKKGENLSVIAKKYGKTVDELKKMNNLKTSNILPGQRLVVDKKEKEEKITKEKSGNLVKEYYTVKKGDSLYKISQKCGLTITQLKKLNNLKSSSIKPGQKLVVGVKKIETVKKDINPDEIQPIVDVSKKTYYKICEEDTLESISEKFGIEPEKLLQANLIKKEDLKVGQIIVIPPRNLLDEETKKDTILDKQSNVRTKLIEEAFNYLGVKYKYGGESKSGLDCSALTRLVYKTIGILLPQNSSLQYKNGIEIEKEEALPGDLVFFKRGSGIGHVGIYLGNDLFVHASYTLRRVVISSLSERYFKERFAGFRRYLIDEETYFAKGLENVEQE from the coding sequence ATGAATTTCTGGAAATTTTTCATAATTTTCATTTTGTTTTTATCTTTTTCCTCTTATAGCATTACATATACTGTTTATCATACTGTAAAAAAAGGAGAAAATCTTTCTGTAATTGCTAAGAAATATGGAAAAACAGTTGACGAACTGAAAAAAATGAATAATTTAAAAACATCAAATATTTTACCCGGACAGAGATTAGTTGTTGATAAAAAAGAAAAAGAAGAAAAAATTACCAAAGAAAAAAGTGGGAATTTAGTTAAAGAATATTATACTGTTAAAAAAGGCGATTCTTTATATAAAATATCCCAAAAATGTGGTCTTACAATTACACAATTAAAAAAATTGAATAATTTAAAAAGTTCTTCAATTAAACCAGGGCAGAAACTTGTGGTAGGAGTAAAGAAAATAGAGACAGTGAAAAAAGATATTAATCCAGATGAAATACAGCCAATAGTGGATGTTTCAAAAAAAACATACTATAAAATCTGTGAAGAAGATACTTTAGAATCAATAAGTGAGAAATTTGGTATTGAACCTGAAAAACTTCTACAGGCAAATCTTATTAAAAAAGAAGATTTAAAAGTAGGTCAGATTATTGTTATTCCACCAAGAAATTTACTTGATGAAGAAACAAAAAAAGATACAATTTTAGATAAACAAAGCAATGTCAGAACAAAATTGATAGAGGAAGCATTTAATTATCTTGGAGTTAAATACAAATATGGTGGTGAAAGTAAAAGTGGTTTGGATTGTTCTGCATTGACCCGACTTGTGTATAAGACGATAGGAATATTATTGCCACAGAATTCTTCTCTACAATACAAAAATGGAATTGAAATAGAGAAAGAGGAAGCACTACCTGGAGATTTGGTTTTCTTTAAAAGAGGAAGTGGAATTGGACATGTTGGAATATATCTTGGAAATGACCTTTTTGTTCATGCAAGTTATACATTGAGAAGAGTTGTTATAAGTTCGTTAAGTGAAAGATATTTTAAAGAAAGATTTGCAGGATTCAGAAGATATTTGATTGATGAGGAAACATATTTTGCAAAAGGGCTTGAAAATGTTGAACAGGAATAA